A stretch of Physeter macrocephalus isolate SW-GA chromosome 6, ASM283717v5, whole genome shotgun sequence DNA encodes these proteins:
- the APOBEC3A gene encoding DNA dC->dU-editing enzyme APOBEC-3A isoform X1, with protein MEAGTAPRSRCLLDENTFTENFKNQINTRKTYLCYEVEIVDGDARVPLDEIKGFVHNKGANQPGEPCHAELYFLDRIHSWTLDRRLHYRLTCFISWTPCHTCAQELATFLGENSHVSLHIFASRMYRRFDYEAGLRRLQAAGAQIAIMTSKEFEHCWETFVDHQGRPFQPWDGLEVESQHLCKKLQEILQVRAPSCCFPGLPPSSPLLSSPCAFFLLSEPPLGDLLPPGAPAPSFPSFLMRSLYFLTCCVPPSFPIFVTLPRPPLGFCFILQMSHSLLPS; from the exons ATGGAGGCCGGCACGGCACCCAGGAGCAG ATGCCTGTTGGATGAAAACACCTTCACTGAGAACTTCAAGAATCAGATAAATACTCGTAAGACCTACCTGTGCTACGAGGTGGAGATCGTGGATGGTGACGCTAGGGTCCCTCTGGACGAGATCAAGGGCTTCGTGCACAACAAG GGTGCTAACCAACCAGGGGAGCCCTGCCATGCGGAGCTCTACTTCCTGGACCGGATCCATTCTTGGACTCTGGACCGGAGGCTGCACTACAGGCTCACCTGTTTCATCTCCTGGACCCCCTGTCATACCTGTGCCCAGGAGCTGGCTACTTTCCTGGGGGAGAACAGCCACGTGAGCCTGCACATCTTCGCCTCCCGCATGTATCGCCGCTTCGATTATGAGGCTGGGCTGCGCAGACTGCAGGCGGCTGGGGCCCAAATCGCCATCATGACCTCTAAGG AGTTTGAGCACTGCTGGGAAACCTttgtggaccaccagggaagaccctttcAGCCCTGGGATGGGCTGGAAGTAGAGAGTCAACATCTTTGTAAGAAGCTGCAGGAGATTCTCCAGGTGAGGGCTCCTTCCTGCTGCTTTCCTGGACTTCCTCCAtcgtctcctctcctctcctctccctgtgcctttttcctcctctcaGAGCCTCCTTTGGGTGACCTGCTCCCTCCTGGGGCGCCAGCtccatcctttccttcctttctcatgCGGTCCCTCTACTTTCTCACTTGCTgtgtccctccttccttccccatctttGTAACACTCCCCAGACCCCCTCTCGGTTTTTGTTTCATCTTGCAAATGTCTCACTCCCTGCTCCCGTCCTAG
- the APOBEC3A gene encoding DNA dC->dU-editing enzyme APOBEC-3A isoform X2, which yields MEAGTAPRSRCLLDENTFTENFKNQINTRKTYLCYEVEIVDGDARVPLDEIKGFVHNKGANQPGEPCHAELYFLDRIHSWTLDRRLHYRLTCFISWTPCHTCAQELATFLGENSHVSLHIFASRMYRRFDYEAGLRRLQAAGAQIAIMTSKEFEHCWETFVDHQGRPFQPWDGLEVESQHLCKKLQEILQTDTAKLKDGRQPL from the exons ATGGAGGCCGGCACGGCACCCAGGAGCAG ATGCCTGTTGGATGAAAACACCTTCACTGAGAACTTCAAGAATCAGATAAATACTCGTAAGACCTACCTGTGCTACGAGGTGGAGATCGTGGATGGTGACGCTAGGGTCCCTCTGGACGAGATCAAGGGCTTCGTGCACAACAAG GGTGCTAACCAACCAGGGGAGCCCTGCCATGCGGAGCTCTACTTCCTGGACCGGATCCATTCTTGGACTCTGGACCGGAGGCTGCACTACAGGCTCACCTGTTTCATCTCCTGGACCCCCTGTCATACCTGTGCCCAGGAGCTGGCTACTTTCCTGGGGGAGAACAGCCACGTGAGCCTGCACATCTTCGCCTCCCGCATGTATCGCCGCTTCGATTATGAGGCTGGGCTGCGCAGACTGCAGGCGGCTGGGGCCCAAATCGCCATCATGACCTCTAAGG AGTTTGAGCACTGCTGGGAAACCTttgtggaccaccagggaagaccctttcAGCCCTGGGATGGGCTGGAAGTAGAGAGTCAACATCTTTGTAAGAAGCTGCAGGAGATTCTCCAG ACAGACACAGCAAAACTGAAGGATGGACGTCAACCTCTCTAA
- the APOBEC3A gene encoding DNA dC->dU-editing enzyme APOBEC-3A isoform X3: MEAGTAPRSRCLLDENTFTENFKNQINTRKTYLCYEVEIVDGDARVPLDEIKGFVHNKGANQPGEPCHAELYFLDRIHSWTLDRRLHYRLTCFISWTPCHTCAQELATFLGENSHVSLHIFASRMYRRFDYEAGLRRLQAAGAQIAIMTSKEFEHCWETFVDHQGRPFQPWDGLEVESQHLCKKLQEILQTQQN, encoded by the exons ATGGAGGCCGGCACGGCACCCAGGAGCAG ATGCCTGTTGGATGAAAACACCTTCACTGAGAACTTCAAGAATCAGATAAATACTCGTAAGACCTACCTGTGCTACGAGGTGGAGATCGTGGATGGTGACGCTAGGGTCCCTCTGGACGAGATCAAGGGCTTCGTGCACAACAAG GGTGCTAACCAACCAGGGGAGCCCTGCCATGCGGAGCTCTACTTCCTGGACCGGATCCATTCTTGGACTCTGGACCGGAGGCTGCACTACAGGCTCACCTGTTTCATCTCCTGGACCCCCTGTCATACCTGTGCCCAGGAGCTGGCTACTTTCCTGGGGGAGAACAGCCACGTGAGCCTGCACATCTTCGCCTCCCGCATGTATCGCCGCTTCGATTATGAGGCTGGGCTGCGCAGACTGCAGGCGGCTGGGGCCCAAATCGCCATCATGACCTCTAAGG AGTTTGAGCACTGCTGGGAAACCTttgtggaccaccagggaagaccctttcAGCCCTGGGATGGGCTGGAAGTAGAGAGTCAACATCTTTGTAAGAAGCTGCAGGAGATTCTCCAG ACACAGCAAAACTGA